A portion of the Brevundimonas pondensis genome contains these proteins:
- a CDS encoding DUF4260 domain-containing protein translates to MTVVAPVWQRLEGLALLAVSVLAYARFGEGWLLFAVLFLTPDLSFFGYLAGPRVGAWAYNLAHGLIGPLLLAATGGLTGDGLSIALALIWLAHIGFDRALGYGLKSPDGFGVTHLGLIGAARRDRRAAA, encoded by the coding sequence ATGACCGTCGTCGCGCCGGTCTGGCAGAGGCTGGAGGGCCTGGCCCTGCTGGCTGTCTCTGTCCTGGCCTATGCCCGGTTCGGGGAGGGCTGGCTGCTGTTCGCCGTCCTCTTCCTGACGCCGGACCTGTCCTTCTTCGGCTATCTGGCCGGACCGCGCGTCGGGGCGTGGGCCTACAACCTCGCCCACGGCCTGATCGGGCCCCTGCTGCTGGCGGCGACAGGCGGGCTGACCGGCGACGGACTGTCCATCGCCCTCGCCCTGATCTGGCTGGCCCACATCGGCTTCGATCGCGCCCTCGGCTACGGGCTCAAGTCGCCGGACGGCTTCGGCGTCACCCATCTGGGCCTGATCGGAGCCGCGCGTCGGGATCGACGCGCGGCCGCCTGA
- a CDS encoding ion channel — translation MDMIVELLVATLMVLITVGVHAMGLLTLGRIVAASDARAGGAIRLNPLSRRGAWLTISLVLGLFFLHGVEIWLYALLFHLLGAVPDLREAVYFSTISYGSIGYGDASITPDWKLLGAIEGVNGAILLGWSIAFFVTVMGRLLPPAQRSHDSFD, via the coding sequence ATGGACATGATTGTGGAACTGCTGGTCGCGACCCTCATGGTCCTGATCACGGTCGGGGTCCACGCCATGGGCCTGTTGACGCTGGGTCGCATCGTCGCCGCCAGCGACGCCAGAGCGGGAGGGGCGATCCGGCTCAACCCCCTGTCCCGTCGCGGCGCCTGGCTGACCATCAGCCTGGTGCTGGGCCTCTTCTTCCTTCATGGCGTCGAGATCTGGCTCTACGCCCTGCTGTTCCACCTGCTGGGCGCGGTCCCCGATCTGCGCGAAGCCGTCTATTTCTCGACCATCAGCTATGGCTCCATCGGCTATGGCGACGCCTCGATCACGCCGGACTGGAAACTGTTGGGCGCCATCGAGGGGGTCAACGGCGCCATCCTTCTGGGCTGGTCGATCGCCTTCTTCGTCACCGTCATGGGCCGACTTCTGCCCCCGGCGCAACGCTCGCACGACAGTTTCGACTAG
- a CDS encoding LysR substrate-binding domain-containing protein encodes MTDILSRIPVDALRVFETAARLLSFTRAAEALGMSQAAVSWRIRDLEQRLDRALFVRGTRQVSLTPEGERLATAAIEAMTLLRRAVADVVEADQGVLAITTLQTLATQWLATRLGAFQLANPDLAVRVDTSPTLSMLGADGLDVALRFGSGQWPGLESRFLMPAVFTPLCTPAMRDRLDLQTPADLKRAHLVGEPNEWAAWFAAAAVAPADTAPPPRLTADNQAMEVAAALGDQGVALGSPILYAREIERGLLVRPFDQTVALAEGYWICYPPARRLTPKIARFRDWLLDTARSDPAVVEGARLAGRQVGETGT; translated from the coding sequence ATGACTGACATCCTGTCCCGCATTCCCGTCGACGCCTTGCGGGTGTTCGAGACCGCCGCGCGCCTGCTCAGCTTCACCCGCGCCGCCGAGGCCCTGGGCATGAGCCAGGCGGCGGTCAGCTGGCGCATTCGCGATCTGGAACAGCGGCTGGACCGCGCCCTGTTCGTGCGCGGAACGCGGCAGGTGTCGCTGACGCCCGAGGGCGAGCGGCTGGCCACGGCGGCGATTGAGGCCATGACCCTGTTGCGGCGCGCGGTGGCGGATGTGGTCGAGGCCGATCAGGGGGTGCTGGCCATCACCACGCTTCAGACCCTGGCGACCCAGTGGCTGGCGACGCGGCTGGGGGCCTTCCAGCTGGCTAACCCCGACCTGGCGGTGCGGGTGGACACCAGCCCGACCCTGTCCATGCTGGGCGCCGACGGGCTGGACGTGGCCCTGCGTTTCGGTTCGGGCCAGTGGCCGGGGCTGGAGAGCCGCTTCCTGATGCCCGCTGTCTTCACCCCCCTGTGCACCCCCGCCATGCGCGACCGGCTGGACCTGCAGACCCCTGCCGATCTGAAGCGCGCCCATCTTGTCGGCGAGCCGAATGAATGGGCCGCCTGGTTCGCCGCCGCCGCGGTCGCGCCCGCCGATACGGCCCCGCCGCCGCGCCTGACCGCCGACAATCAGGCCATGGAGGTGGCGGCGGCCCTGGGCGATCAGGGCGTGGCCCTGGGCTCGCCCATCCTCTATGCGCGCGAGATCGAACGCGGCCTGCTGGTCCGGCCCTTTGATCAGACCGTCGCCTTGGCCGAGGGCTACTGGATCTGCTACCCGCCCGCCCGCCGTCTGACCCCCAAGATCGCCCGCTTCCGCGACTGGCTGCTGGACACGGCGCGGTCCGATCCGGCGGTGGTCGAAGGCGCAAGGCTGGCGGGCCGGCAAGTGGGGGAGACGGGGACGTAA
- a CDS encoding DUF2141 domain-containing protein, with product MQKVQKAALAATLSSFVLMGAGSALAGDVVITVTGVQARGGDLLVGLQTSAQFLKQAGDHGEIIKAPTAGTRVVTLKDVPPGDYSVSVLHDMNGDQQMALANGMPAEGWAMFRGETLRAAPTFDQVKFTVPASGDAQVSVAMQYPAGR from the coding sequence ATGCAAAAGGTTCAAAAGGCGGCCCTGGCCGCGACCCTGTCGTCCTTCGTGCTGATGGGGGCCGGTTCAGCCCTGGCCGGAGATGTTGTGATCACCGTGACCGGCGTCCAGGCGCGCGGCGGCGATCTTCTGGTCGGCCTGCAGACCTCGGCCCAGTTCCTGAAGCAGGCGGGCGATCACGGCGAAATCATCAAGGCGCCCACGGCCGGGACCCGGGTCGTGACTCTGAAGGACGTGCCGCCCGGCGACTATTCCGTCTCGGTCCTGCATGACATGAACGGCGACCAGCAGATGGCCCTGGCCAACGGCATGCCCGCCGAGGGCTGGGCCATGTTCCGCGGCGAGACCCTGAGGGCCGCCCCGACCTTTGATCAGGTCAAGTTCACCGTGCCGGCGAGCGGCGACGCTCAGGTGAGCGTGGCCATGCAGTACCCGGCCGGACGTTGA
- the groES gene encoding co-chaperone GroES encodes MAFRPLGDRVLVKRVEEESKTKGGIIIPDTAKEKPQEGEVVAVGPGVRDEDGKHVALELKAGDRILFGKWSGTEVKIDGEDLIIMKESDVLGVLS; translated from the coding sequence ATGGCGTTTCGTCCGCTCGGCGATCGCGTGCTGGTCAAGCGCGTGGAAGAGGAATCCAAGACCAAGGGCGGGATCATCATCCCTGACACGGCCAAGGAAAAGCCCCAGGAAGGCGAAGTCGTCGCCGTGGGCCCCGGCGTCCGTGACGAAGACGGCAAGCACGTCGCTCTGGAACTGAAGGCCGGCGACCGCATCCTGTTCGGCAAGTGGTCGGGCACGGAAGTGAAGATCGACGGCGAAGACCTGATCATCATGAAGGAATCCGACGTCCTGGGCGTGCTGTCGTAA
- the groL gene encoding chaperonin GroEL (60 kDa chaperone family; promotes refolding of misfolded polypeptides especially under stressful conditions; forms two stacked rings of heptamers to form a barrel-shaped 14mer; ends can be capped by GroES; misfolded proteins enter the barrel where they are refolded when GroES binds): MAAKIVKFNTDARDKMLKGVNVLADAVKVTLGPKGRNVVIQKSFGAPRSTKDGVSVAKEIELEDAFENMGAQMIREVASKANDNAGDGTTTATVLAQAIVQEGLKAVAAGMNPMDLKRGIDQAVAVALDEVKSISKPVANNSEIAQVGTISANGDEEIGALIAQAMAKVGNEGVITVEEAKTAETTVDIVEGMQFDRGYLSPYFITNADKMEVALEEPLILLHEKKLTSLQPMLPVLEAVVQSGRPLLIIAEDIEGEALATLVVNKLRGGLRVAAVKAPGFGDRRKAMLEDIAILTGGQVISEDLGIKLETVTLDMLGKAKKVQITKDDTTIVEGAGEKDGIEARVSQIKRQIEDTTSDYDKEKLQERLAKLAGGVAVLRVGGSTEVEVKEKKDRVDDALNATRAAADEGIVPGGGVALLQASKKLVDLKGSNADQNAGIAIVRRALQAPIRQISENSGVEGSIVVGKVMDSTDATFGFNAQTEEYGDLVQMGVIDPAKVVRSALKSAASVAGIMITTEAAIADAPKKGGAGAPDMGGMGGMGGMDF; the protein is encoded by the coding sequence ATGGCCGCTAAAATCGTAAAGTTCAACACCGACGCCCGCGACAAGATGCTGAAGGGCGTCAACGTCCTGGCTGACGCCGTCAAGGTGACCCTGGGTCCGAAGGGCCGCAACGTCGTGATCCAGAAGTCCTTCGGCGCCCCGCGCTCGACCAAGGACGGCGTCTCGGTCGCCAAGGAAATCGAGCTGGAAGACGCCTTCGAGAACATGGGCGCCCAGATGATCCGCGAAGTCGCCTCCAAGGCGAACGACAACGCGGGCGACGGCACCACCACCGCCACCGTCCTGGCTCAGGCCATCGTGCAAGAGGGCCTGAAGGCCGTCGCCGCCGGCATGAACCCGATGGACCTGAAGCGCGGCATCGACCAGGCCGTCGCCGTGGCCCTGGACGAGGTCAAGTCGATCTCCAAGCCCGTCGCCAACAACTCCGAAATCGCCCAGGTCGGCACCATCTCGGCCAACGGCGATGAAGAAATCGGCGCGCTGATCGCCCAGGCCATGGCCAAGGTCGGCAACGAAGGCGTCATCACGGTCGAAGAAGCCAAGACCGCCGAAACCACCGTCGACATCGTCGAAGGCATGCAGTTCGACCGCGGCTACCTGTCGCCCTACTTCATCACCAACGCCGACAAGATGGAGGTCGCCCTCGAAGAGCCCCTCATCCTGCTCCACGAGAAGAAGCTGACCTCGCTGCAGCCCATGCTGCCGGTGCTGGAAGCCGTGGTTCAGTCGGGCCGTCCCCTGCTGATCATCGCCGAGGACATCGAAGGCGAAGCCCTGGCCACCCTGGTGGTCAACAAGCTGCGCGGCGGCCTGCGCGTCGCCGCCGTCAAGGCTCCGGGCTTCGGCGACCGCCGCAAGGCCATGCTGGAAGACATCGCCATCCTGACGGGCGGCCAGGTCATCTCGGAAGACCTGGGCATCAAGCTTGAGACCGTCACGCTCGACATGCTCGGCAAGGCCAAGAAGGTCCAGATCACCAAGGACGACACCACCATCGTCGAAGGCGCCGGCGAGAAGGACGGCATCGAAGCCCGCGTCTCGCAGATCAAGCGTCAGATCGAGGACACCACTTCGGACTACGACAAGGAAAAACTGCAAGAGCGTCTGGCCAAGCTGGCCGGCGGCGTCGCCGTCCTGCGCGTCGGCGGTTCGACCGAAGTCGAAGTGAAGGAAAAGAAGGACCGCGTCGACGACGCCCTCAACGCGACCCGCGCCGCTGCCGATGAAGGCATCGTCCCGGGCGGCGGCGTGGCCCTGCTGCAAGCCTCCAAGAAGCTGGTCGATCTGAAGGGCTCCAACGCCGATCAGAACGCCGGCATCGCCATCGTCCGTCGCGCCCTGCAGGCTCCGATCCGTCAGATCTCGGAAAACTCGGGCGTCGAAGGCTCGATCGTGGTCGGCAAGGTCATGGATTCGACCGACGCCACGTTCGGCTTCAACGCCCAGACCGAAGAGTACGGCGACCTCGTCCAGATGGGCGTGATCGACCCGGCCAAGGTCGTCCGTTCGGCTCTGAAGTCGGCCGCCTCGGTCGCCGGCATCATGATCACGACGGAAGCCGCTATCGCTGACGCTCCCAAGAAGGGCGGCGCCGGCGCCCCCGACATGGGCGGCATGGGCGGCATGGGCGGGATGGACTTCTAA
- a CDS encoding leucyl aminopeptidase has translation MRRTKTIPTFAAAAALVAVSLSVALPADAQSRRATAVEAPASLTPRATPAAQRAVTFAAAPGQPSGALILPLGAEADLAARGASLSPAVREAVAAALSAARFDYKARQTLSLHGVGGWDRILILGLPTDAKAAEVQTAGIVAGRVLIAQPAEMTVLTAGLSADSVAELATGLGLGQYRSDLHRTTGRDVAAPGGITLVADDASGAQAAWRRGSALVEAMAWTRDISNEPANVIYPESFVERARTAFAGIPGVEIEVLDVPAMQRLGMGSLLGVGQGSPRPPRLLVVRYKGQGAPDAGPVALLGKGITFDSGGISIKPGANMGNMKMDMSGAASVVGAVLALAKAGAPVDVAAVAALAENMPDGNAIRPGDVLTAMNGRTIEIISTDAEGRLVLADAVVWADTRLDPAAIVDVATLTGSVGGALGNDYAGLFSRHDALADQLKTAGDATGERLWRLPLHPSYVGATGSTIADIKNSGEGGAGAGTGAHFIGYFARPETPWAHLDIANMAFGGANDVKPAGSAGFSVRLLERFVRDFQPVAKEKGTGGF, from the coding sequence ATGCGCCGCACCAAGACCATTCCGACCTTCGCCGCCGCAGCTGCTCTGGTCGCCGTCAGCCTGAGCGTCGCCCTGCCCGCAGACGCGCAATCGCGTCGCGCCACGGCTGTGGAAGCACCGGCGTCCCTGACGCCCCGCGCAACCCCCGCCGCGCAGCGCGCCGTCACCTTCGCCGCCGCGCCCGGCCAGCCCTCGGGCGCCCTGATCCTGCCGCTCGGCGCCGAGGCTGACCTAGCCGCGCGCGGCGCGTCCCTGAGCCCCGCCGTGCGCGAGGCCGTCGCCGCGGCTCTGAGCGCCGCCCGCTTCGACTACAAGGCCCGGCAAACCCTGAGCCTGCACGGTGTCGGCGGCTGGGACCGCATCCTGATCCTCGGTCTGCCGACGGACGCCAAGGCCGCCGAGGTTCAGACCGCCGGCATCGTCGCCGGCCGCGTCCTGATCGCCCAGCCTGCTGAGATGACCGTCCTGACCGCTGGCCTGTCCGCCGACAGTGTCGCCGAACTGGCGACCGGCCTCGGCCTCGGCCAATATCGCTCCGACCTGCACCGCACCACCGGCCGCGACGTCGCCGCGCCGGGCGGGATCACCCTCGTCGCCGACGACGCGTCTGGCGCCCAGGCCGCCTGGCGCCGTGGCTCGGCTCTGGTCGAGGCCATGGCCTGGACCCGCGACATCTCCAATGAGCCCGCCAACGTCATCTACCCCGAGAGCTTCGTCGAACGCGCCCGCACCGCCTTCGCCGGCATCCCCGGCGTCGAGATCGAAGTTCTGGACGTGCCCGCCATGCAGCGCCTCGGCATGGGTTCGCTGCTCGGCGTCGGACAGGGTTCGCCGCGTCCCCCGCGCCTGCTGGTCGTGCGCTACAAGGGACAGGGCGCGCCTGACGCCGGTCCGGTCGCCCTGCTGGGCAAGGGCATCACCTTCGATTCCGGCGGCATCTCGATCAAGCCGGGCGCCAATATGGGCAATATGAAGATGGACATGTCCGGCGCCGCCAGCGTCGTCGGGGCCGTCCTGGCTCTGGCCAAGGCGGGCGCCCCGGTCGATGTGGCCGCTGTCGCCGCGCTTGCCGAAAACATGCCCGACGGAAACGCCATCCGTCCCGGCGACGTCCTGACCGCCATGAACGGCCGCACCATCGAGATCATCTCGACCGACGCCGAGGGTCGTCTGGTCCTGGCCGACGCCGTGGTCTGGGCCGACACCCGACTGGACCCCGCCGCCATCGTCGACGTGGCCACCCTGACCGGCTCGGTCGGCGGGGCTCTCGGCAACGACTACGCGGGCCTGTTCAGCCGCCACGACGCCCTGGCAGACCAGTTGAAGACGGCGGGCGACGCCACCGGCGAGCGCCTGTGGCGCCTGCCGCTGCATCCCTCCTATGTCGGCGCGACCGGCTCGACCATCGCCGACATCAAGAACTCGGGCGAGGGCGGCGCGGGCGCGGGCACGGGCGCCCACTTCATCGGCTATTTCGCCCGTCCGGAGACGCCCTGGGCGCATCTGGACATCGCCAACATGGCCTTCGGCGGCGCCAATGACGTCAAGCCGGCCGGCTCGGCGGGCTTCAGCGTGCGCCTGCTGGAACGCTTCGTGCGCGACTTCCAGCCGGTCGCGAAAGAGAAGGGGACGGGCGGTTTCTAG
- a CDS encoding serine hydrolase domain-containing protein produces the protein MTQAPEIHGLCPARFNAVKDAFAANFTDAPEGLNELAARFSVTIDGEVAVDLWAGSADLAGNQPFTEETLVPVFSTGKAVMALMIARCVDKGLLSYEDRVADHWPAFGAAGKDQLTVGQLMSHQSGLPGFSDGVEPAIWFDRQAVLDRLAAQTPLWEPGTASGYHPITIGYLAGELFRIVDGRSMGTALREDFAQPFDLDLWIGLPESEHGRVAQLRKPAAAPDLGPIDAIKKAAFLDRGSAPGGRGSTEWRMAEIPSANLHGTAKDLARMMSIVATGGALDDLPVLSERTLAEAARERIHGQDKVLPYVMSWAAGFTRNAGLNIFGPNPEAVGHCGWGGSMAFADPATGISAAYVMTRQSPHLIGDPRALRLIKPLYAAL, from the coding sequence ATGACCCAAGCGCCCGAGATCCACGGCCTCTGCCCCGCCCGTTTCAATGCGGTGAAGGACGCCTTCGCCGCCAACTTCACCGATGCGCCCGAAGGGCTGAACGAGCTGGCGGCGCGGTTCAGCGTGACCATCGACGGCGAGGTCGCGGTCGATCTATGGGCTGGGTCGGCGGATCTGGCGGGGAACCAGCCCTTTACCGAGGAGACGCTGGTTCCGGTCTTCTCGACCGGTAAGGCGGTCATGGCCCTGATGATCGCGCGCTGCGTGGACAAGGGTCTGCTGTCCTATGAGGACCGGGTCGCCGACCACTGGCCGGCCTTTGGCGCGGCGGGCAAGGACCAGCTGACCGTCGGCCAGCTGATGAGCCACCAGTCGGGCCTGCCGGGCTTTTCCGACGGGGTCGAGCCGGCCATCTGGTTCGACCGTCAGGCGGTGCTGGACCGGCTGGCGGCCCAGACGCCGCTGTGGGAACCCGGCACGGCGTCAGGATACCACCCCATCACCATCGGCTATCTGGCAGGCGAACTGTTCCGCATCGTCGACGGGCGCAGCATGGGAACGGCCCTGCGCGAAGACTTCGCCCAGCCCTTTGACCTCGACCTGTGGATCGGTCTGCCCGAGAGCGAGCATGGACGCGTGGCCCAGCTCAGGAAGCCCGCCGCCGCGCCCGATCTCGGCCCGATCGATGCGATCAAGAAGGCCGCCTTCCTCGACCGCGGCTCGGCGCCCGGCGGGCGCGGCTCGACCGAGTGGCGCATGGCCGAGATCCCCTCGGCCAACCTGCATGGCACGGCGAAGGACCTGGCGCGGATGATGTCGATCGTCGCCACGGGCGGCGCCCTGGACGATCTGCCCGTCCTGTCGGAACGGACCCTGGCCGAGGCCGCGCGCGAGCGCATCCACGGCCAGGACAAGGTCTTGCCCTATGTCATGAGCTGGGCGGCGGGCTTCACCCGCAACGCTGGCTTGAACATCTTTGGACCCAATCCCGAGGCCGTCGGCCACTGCGGCTGGGGTGGGTCCATGGCCTTCGCCGATCCGGCGACGGGAATCTCGGCCGCCTATGTCATGACGCGTCAGTCGCCGCACCTGATCGGCGATCCGCGCGCCCTGCGCCTGATCAAGCCCCTCTACGCGGCTCTCTAG
- a CDS encoding M28 family peptidase translates to MSLSRSAAFGLIAILMTSTSALAQTAPLGRVDPLRLSEATRVLASDEFEGRAPVTRGEDRTIEWLTQQFQALGLEPGGPDGSWVQVAQVSRTSQDGPAAISVTANGQTTALQRATDVIVSSDRPVDHISLKDAPLVFVGYGVDAPERGWDDYKGVDLTGKIMLVLVNDPDFGAPQGHPVAGQFGGQAMTFYGRWTYKFQVAAAHGAAGVLVIHDTAGAGYPWSTLQNSSTAPKFDIVRVDPDKERVAAQGWIQGAIAEKLFQDAGLDFAALKAQARTPEFRPVALDGVTMSIDFGQKADRVQTSNILARLPGATHPDETVMFGAHWDAYGRATPKNGDDIYNGAVDNATGVAAVLELARLFAEGPRPERSTVFVSWAAEETGLLGAEYYAANPVWPLETTVANINMDSLLPGTEIDPNIVVIGAGKNDLDDRLAVFAGREGRRLIPDPAPQAGAFYRSDHFPLARKGVPALFAAAGFTGHNAASRDYVANRYHQPTDEWTPEWKTDAAAADVQLLYEVGSALANSRDWPAWKPGDEFEAARNASAAARKP, encoded by the coding sequence ATGTCGCTGTCCCGTTCCGCCGCCTTCGGCCTGATCGCCATCCTGATGACCTCGACCTCGGCCCTGGCTCAGACCGCGCCGCTCGGTCGTGTCGATCCCCTGCGGCTCAGCGAGGCGACCCGCGTTCTGGCTTCGGACGAATTCGAGGGCCGCGCCCCGGTCACGCGCGGCGAGGACCGCACCATCGAATGGCTGACGCAGCAGTTTCAGGCGCTCGGACTGGAGCCCGGCGGTCCCGACGGGTCCTGGGTGCAGGTGGCCCAGGTCAGCCGCACCAGCCAGGACGGCCCGGCGGCTATCAGCGTGACCGCAAACGGCCAGACCACGGCCCTGCAGCGCGCCACGGACGTCATCGTCTCCTCCGACCGGCCGGTCGACCATATCTCGCTCAAGGACGCGCCCCTGGTCTTCGTCGGCTATGGCGTGGACGCGCCCGAGCGCGGCTGGGATGACTACAAGGGAGTCGATCTGACCGGCAAGATCATGCTGGTCCTGGTCAACGACCCCGACTTCGGCGCGCCTCAGGGCCATCCGGTCGCGGGTCAGTTCGGCGGTCAGGCCATGACCTTCTACGGTCGCTGGACCTACAAGTTCCAGGTCGCGGCGGCCCACGGGGCGGCGGGCGTCCTGGTCATCCACGACACGGCGGGGGCCGGCTATCCGTGGTCGACGCTGCAAAACTCCTCGACCGCGCCCAAGTTCGACATCGTCCGCGTCGATCCCGACAAGGAGCGCGTGGCCGCACAAGGCTGGATCCAGGGCGCGATCGCCGAGAAGCTGTTCCAGGACGCCGGCCTCGACTTCGCGGCGCTGAAGGCACAGGCGCGCACGCCGGAATTCCGCCCTGTGGCGCTGGACGGCGTCACCATGTCCATCGACTTCGGCCAGAAGGCGGACCGGGTGCAGACCAGCAACATCCTGGCCCGCCTGCCGGGCGCGACCCATCCCGACGAGACGGTCATGTTCGGGGCCCACTGGGACGCCTATGGCCGCGCCACGCCCAAGAACGGCGACGACATCTATAACGGCGCCGTGGACAATGCGACCGGCGTGGCGGCCGTGCTGGAGCTGGCCCGCCTGTTCGCCGAGGGGCCGCGCCCGGAACGCTCGACCGTCTTCGTCAGCTGGGCCGCCGAGGAGACGGGGCTGCTGGGGGCCGAATACTACGCCGCCAATCCCGTCTGGCCGCTGGAGACCACGGTCGCCAACATCAATATGGACAGCCTGCTGCCGGGGACCGAGATCGACCCGAACATCGTCGTCATCGGCGCGGGCAAGAACGATCTGGACGATCGGCTGGCTGTCTTCGCCGGGCGCGAAGGCCGCCGCCTGATCCCCGATCCTGCGCCCCAGGCTGGCGCCTTCTATCGCTCGGACCACTTCCCGCTGGCGAGGAAGGGCGTGCCCGCCCTGTTCGCCGCCGCCGGTTTCACCGGCCATAACGCCGCCAGCCGCGACTATGTGGCCAACCGCTATCATCAGCCTACGGACGAATGGACTCCGGAATGGAAGACGGACGCCGCCGCCGCCGATGTTCAACTGCTCTATGAAGTCGGATCCGCCCTGGCCAATTCGCGCGACTGGCCCGCGTGGAAGCCGGGCGACGAATTCGAGGCGGCGCGGAACGCCTCGGCGGCGGCGCGCAAACCGTGA
- the greA gene encoding transcription elongation factor GreA has protein sequence MSVAFTREEDLEATAADLVDRPISPHPNHVTPEGLAMIEAELAAARAAYTKAQTEGSIEADRTAMARATRDLRYWSARRASAQLLETTLDGRVRFGGSVTIEREDGRTQTWRIVGEDEADPAKGSVSHVSPLARALMGKREGDEATVAGQSVEIVAVD, from the coding sequence ATGAGCGTCGCCTTCACCCGAGAAGAAGATCTGGAAGCCACGGCCGCCGACCTGGTGGACCGCCCGATCTCGCCCCACCCCAACCACGTCACGCCCGAGGGGCTGGCGATGATCGAGGCCGAGCTGGCGGCGGCGCGGGCGGCCTACACCAAGGCGCAGACCGAAGGTTCGATCGAGGCCGACCGCACGGCGATGGCTCGGGCCACGCGGGACCTGCGCTACTGGTCCGCGCGACGGGCCTCGGCCCAGTTGCTGGAGACCACGCTGGACGGCCGGGTGCGTTTCGGCGGCTCCGTGACCATCGAGCGTGAGGACGGACGGACCCAGACCTGGCGCATCGTCGGCGAGGACGAGGCGGACCCGGCCAAGGGCTCGGTCAGCCACGTCTCACCCCTGGCCCGCGCCCTGATGGGCAAGCGCGAGGGGGATGAGGCGACGGTCGCGGGCCAGTCGGTCGAGATCGTCGCTGTCGACTGA
- a CDS encoding TIGR03862 family flavoprotein → MTDAPSSISPTVAVIGAGPAGLMAAERLAQAGLRVTVHERMPSVARKFLMAGRGGLNLTHSEPLEPFLDRYGPARDRISGWLDAFSPADLTAWVEGLGQETFVGSSGRVFPKAMKASPLLRAWLARLEGLGVEIRTRSRWTGWTDGALSFDTPEGETLERPEAVVLALGGSSWAKLGSDAAWVPGLEEAGVAVAPFRPSNVGFDVAWSPLLRERFAGRPVKGVALTHAGRTVRGEAMIAAYGIEGGAIYALSADLRDAIEREGKAELTLDLRPDISRPALTQKLLKPRGKDSLSNWLRKTAHLDPIAIALLHEGGPLPTEPGPLAARIKGVSLALTGVQGLSRAISSAGGVVLNAVDEHLMLKARPGVFVAGEILDWEAPTGGYLLQASFASGVVAAKGAANWLQAR, encoded by the coding sequence ATGACCGATGCGCCTTCCTCCATATCCCCGACTGTCGCCGTGATCGGCGCCGGCCCCGCCGGACTTATGGCCGCCGAACGCCTGGCCCAGGCGGGTCTGCGCGTCACCGTGCATGAGCGGATGCCCTCGGTCGCGCGCAAATTCCTGATGGCTGGGCGCGGCGGGTTGAACCTGACCCATTCGGAGCCGCTGGAGCCCTTCCTCGACCGCTATGGCCCGGCGCGCGACCGCATCAGCGGCTGGCTCGACGCCTTCTCGCCCGCCGACCTGACCGCCTGGGTCGAGGGATTGGGACAGGAAACCTTTGTCGGCTCCTCGGGCCGGGTCTTCCCCAAGGCGATGAAGGCCTCGCCCCTGCTGCGGGCCTGGCTGGCGCGGCTGGAGGGGCTGGGCGTCGAGATCCGCACCCGTTCGCGCTGGACCGGCTGGACCGACGGCGCGCTGAGTTTCGACACCCCCGAGGGCGAGACGCTGGAACGGCCCGAGGCCGTGGTGCTGGCGCTCGGCGGGTCGAGCTGGGCCAAGCTGGGCTCCGACGCCGCCTGGGTTCCGGGACTGGAAGAAGCCGGCGTCGCCGTGGCGCCGTTCCGCCCGTCCAACGTCGGCTTTGACGTCGCCTGGTCGCCCCTGCTGCGCGAGCGCTTCGCCGGTCGGCCGGTCAAGGGCGTGGCCCTGACCCATGCCGGGCGCACCGTGCGGGGCGAGGCCATGATCGCCGCCTATGGCATCGAAGGCGGAGCGATCTACGCCCTGTCGGCGGACCTGCGCGACGCCATTGAGCGCGAGGGCAAGGCTGAACTAACGCTGGACTTGCGCCCCGACATCAGCCGCCCGGCCCTGACGCAGAAGCTGCTGAAGCCGCGCGGCAAGGACAGTCTGTCCAACTGGCTGAGAAAGACCGCGCATCTGGACCCGATCGCGATCGCCCTGTTGCACGAAGGCGGTCCGCTTCCGACCGAACCTGGCCCGCTGGCGGCGCGCATCAAGGGCGTGAGCCTGGCCCTCACGGGAGTTCAGGGCCTGAGCCGGGCCATCTCCTCGGCCGGGGGCGTCGTGCTGAACGCCGTGGATGAGCACCTGATGCTCAAGGCGCGTCCCGGCGTCTTTGTGGCGGGCGAGATCCTGGACTGGGAGGCGCCGACCGGAGGTTATCTGCTGCAGGCCTCGTTCGCCTCGGGGGTCGTGGCCGCCAAGGGCGCAGCGAACTGGCTGCAAGCGCGCTGA